A single region of the Legionella oakridgensis ATCC 33761 = DSM 21215 genome encodes:
- a CDS encoding cold-shock protein, protein MATGEVKWFNNAKGWGFIVPEGGGDDIFVHFSAIQGVGYKTLVAGQIVSFDLERGERGLHATNVSALAETAEAE, encoded by the coding sequence ATGGCTACAGGCGAAGTTAAATGGTTTAATAATGCCAAAGGCTGGGGATTTATTGTACCGGAAGGAGGCGGCGATGATATTTTCGTTCACTTTTCCGCCATTCAAGGCGTTGGCTATAAAACCCTAGTGGCAGGTCAAATCGTTAGTTTTGACCTGGAGCGAGGCGAACGTGGCTTGCATGCTACCAACGTCTCAGCCCTGGCAGAAACAGCAGAAGCAGAATAG
- the hemH gene encoding ferrochelatase, with amino-acid sequence MKNGLLLINLGTPDHPDTPSVRRYLREFLADKRVIDLPSIMRYFILYCFILPFRPQQSARAYQSIWLSEGSPLLHHSQNLLRKLQSRVDEHCKIALGMRYGKPSIEQALMELQDCETITILPLYPQYSSAATGSTIAKVLQLLSEQNRIPSIHVIHNFHQHPGYIQAKAAIIAPHLKHHEFILFSYHGIPENHLLIGDCKKDCSHSCNPASPNNHSCYRAQCLRTTALLAHTLSLTQQCYATSFQSRLGKTAWIKPYTDKTLEDLAARGIKRLAVVCPSFVADCLETLEEIGLRAKEQWHQMGGERLTLIPSLNDDEHWVDAILALTKLNSPTSPDSPTTFQKH; translated from the coding sequence ATGAAAAATGGCTTATTATTAATCAACCTTGGCACTCCTGATCATCCCGATACTCCTTCTGTCAGGCGATATCTGCGCGAATTTCTTGCCGACAAACGAGTTATTGATTTGCCAAGCATCATGCGGTACTTCATTCTTTATTGCTTTATACTTCCTTTCAGGCCACAACAATCAGCCCGCGCCTATCAATCAATCTGGCTTTCCGAAGGCTCACCCTTGCTACATCACAGTCAAAATTTATTGAGAAAATTACAATCTCGGGTTGATGAACATTGCAAAATTGCCCTTGGAATGCGATATGGCAAACCTTCCATAGAGCAGGCATTAATGGAATTACAAGACTGTGAAACCATTACGATATTACCGCTTTATCCACAATACTCATCAGCAGCAACCGGCTCTACGATAGCCAAGGTATTGCAACTTCTTTCCGAACAAAATAGGATTCCCTCAATCCATGTTATTCATAATTTTCATCAGCATCCAGGATATATTCAAGCCAAAGCCGCAATCATAGCCCCCCACTTAAAACACCATGAATTCATTCTTTTCAGCTATCATGGCATCCCAGAAAATCATCTACTCATTGGAGATTGTAAAAAGGATTGCTCCCATTCCTGCAATCCAGCTTCTCCCAATAATCACAGCTGCTACCGCGCACAATGTTTACGTACTACGGCATTACTGGCCCACACCTTATCACTAACACAGCAATGCTACGCCACCTCATTTCAATCAAGATTGGGAAAAACCGCCTGGATAAAACCCTACACAGATAAAACACTCGAAGACCTAGCAGCCCGCGGCATTAAACGGTTGGCAGTCGTCTGCCCTTCCTTTGTTGCTGATTGTCTGGAAACGCTGGAAGAAATTGGCCTCCGTGCCAAAGAACAATGGCATCAAATGGGAGGCGAACGACTTACGCTGATTCCATCCCTGAATGACGATGAACACTGGGTTGATGCCATCCTAGCATTAACCAAACTTAACTCACCAACATCACCCGACTCACCAACTACATTTCAAAAGCACTAA
- the rimK gene encoding 30S ribosomal protein S6--L-glutamate ligase, translating into MKIAILATNPNLYSHQRLKAAGEAAGHEIKIINFLYCYMNVAASSPKVHYRGGETLPHFDAVIPRIGSSNTFYGTAVLRHMETMGMYTLNESIAISRSRDKFRSLQLLARKGIPMPLTSFAQSPGDTEDLIRMVGGTPLVIKLLEGTQGKGVILADTQQSAISIINAFKEMHVNILLQEFISESHGTDIRCLVVGDKVVAAIKRQAKEGEFRANVHQGGKAYKVKLSSQERALAVAATKTMGLKVAGVDILRSNHGPLVLEINSSPGLEAIEKTTHIDIAGEIIQYIEKHAKPMGINKRFQG; encoded by the coding sequence ATGAAAATCGCAATACTGGCGACAAATCCTAATTTATACTCTCATCAGCGTTTAAAAGCAGCTGGCGAAGCTGCAGGTCATGAAATTAAAATAATCAATTTTTTGTATTGCTATATGAATGTGGCGGCTTCAAGTCCGAAAGTTCATTATCGGGGTGGAGAAACATTACCGCATTTTGATGCCGTGATCCCGCGTATTGGCAGTTCCAATACGTTTTATGGCACGGCCGTGTTGCGTCATATGGAAACCATGGGCATGTATACTTTGAATGAATCAATAGCAATTTCGCGTTCAAGGGATAAGTTTCGCTCTTTACAACTGTTGGCGCGTAAAGGCATTCCTATGCCACTGACAAGTTTTGCTCAGTCGCCAGGTGATACAGAAGATTTAATCCGCATGGTTGGTGGTACTCCATTAGTGATTAAACTATTGGAAGGAACTCAAGGGAAAGGCGTGATTCTGGCGGACACCCAGCAATCAGCTATTAGTATCATCAATGCATTTAAAGAAATGCACGTTAATATTTTGCTGCAAGAATTTATTTCCGAATCACACGGTACGGATATACGATGTCTGGTGGTAGGTGATAAGGTGGTTGCTGCTATAAAGCGACAAGCCAAAGAAGGAGAATTTCGCGCAAATGTTCATCAAGGAGGAAAAGCCTATAAGGTTAAATTATCCTCACAGGAGCGTGCGCTTGCAGTTGCTGCAACAAAAACTATGGGCCTTAAAGTAGCTGGAGTTGATATATTAAGGTCTAATCATGGGCCTTTGGTTTTAGAAATCAATTCTTCTCCTGGCCTTGAGGCGATTGAAAAAACCACTCACATTGATATTGCCGGTGAAATCATCCAGTACATTGAAAAACATGCTAAACCCATGGGGATTAACAAGCGTTTTCAAGGATGA
- a CDS encoding SCO family protein: MANKKNGVALTVIALVAFVALVSGLFVSQYMHKKKKIDESQFHGTLLNHPREVNSFALTGIDEQPFNNAKLQGQWTMMFFGFTNCGYLCPTTMAELGKMYRLLEEKGAKTLPKVVMISIDPQRDDLEKLAHYVHAFNSNFYGARGDKSTIKAMTREMGIAYAKVALKDNKDSENYDIEHTGTVLLFNPQGQLIAFFTVPHQADSLANDYLLLAS; encoded by the coding sequence ATGGCTAATAAAAAAAATGGTGTGGCATTGACGGTGATTGCTTTAGTAGCATTTGTTGCTTTAGTATCAGGCCTGTTTGTTTCACAATATATGCATAAGAAAAAGAAGATTGATGAGAGTCAATTCCACGGTACCTTGCTGAATCACCCAAGAGAAGTCAATTCCTTTGCCTTGACTGGCATTGATGAGCAACCATTTAATAATGCAAAGTTGCAAGGGCAATGGACTATGATGTTTTTCGGCTTTACCAATTGTGGCTATCTTTGTCCAACCACCATGGCGGAACTTGGTAAAATGTATCGTTTGCTGGAGGAAAAAGGCGCAAAAACCTTACCGAAAGTGGTTATGATATCCATTGATCCACAGCGTGATGATCTGGAAAAGCTGGCTCATTATGTTCATGCGTTTAATTCTAATTTTTATGGAGCTCGTGGAGATAAAAGCACCATAAAGGCTATGACACGTGAAATGGGCATTGCTTATGCAAAAGTTGCTCTTAAAGACAACAAAGATTCAGAAAATTATGATATTGAACATACGGGAACGGTTTTGTTGTTTAATCCACAAGGGCAATTAATTGCTTTCTTTACAGTACCTCATCAAGCAGACAGTCTGGCGAATGATTACCTATTGTTGGCGTCCTAA
- a CDS encoding COX15/CtaA family protein, whose translation MKINMLRRITTLAIILALTVVMLGAYTRLTDAGLGCPDWPGCYGQMVLPSGKSELSFVQKQFPEQPFEKRKAWTEMVHRYAAGTLGLLILIIFLSCLFTRALKAVPKTVPLGLMCLVIFQAMLGMWTVTLKLLPVVVMAHLLGGILIFAGLCYFGWQLSDVKGQNLANWRFWIILGTIIVFLQIGLGGWVSSNYAGIACIGFPKCNGTWIPKLYFSQGFNLFLPVGANYQGGLLESHIRVTIQFIHRLGAVVTAGFVLFLSGFIIARVRSNYLRAVAMAAIILVLVQFLLGVMNVIYFLPLWVAVAHNGVAALLFVTLFSLLYLSKGGVADAPQA comes from the coding sequence ATGAAAATAAACATGTTGCGCCGAATAACGACATTGGCAATTATTTTAGCTTTGACAGTAGTCATGTTGGGAGCCTACACCCGACTGACAGATGCTGGCTTAGGATGTCCTGATTGGCCAGGGTGTTATGGCCAAATGGTATTGCCTTCTGGAAAAAGTGAGTTGTCATTCGTACAAAAACAATTTCCTGAGCAACCCTTTGAAAAACGTAAGGCATGGACGGAGATGGTGCATCGTTATGCCGCAGGAACATTGGGTCTGCTAATTTTAATTATATTCTTAAGTTGTTTGTTTACCCGTGCTTTAAAAGCAGTACCCAAAACCGTGCCTTTGGGATTGATGTGTTTGGTGATATTCCAAGCGATGTTAGGGATGTGGACGGTTACTTTAAAATTGCTCCCCGTGGTAGTGATGGCGCATTTGCTTGGCGGGATATTGATTTTTGCTGGTCTTTGTTACTTTGGCTGGCAATTAAGTGATGTCAAAGGACAAAATCTGGCAAATTGGCGTTTTTGGATTATCTTAGGAACTATTATTGTTTTTTTACAAATCGGATTAGGCGGGTGGGTGAGCTCAAATTATGCAGGGATTGCATGCATTGGTTTTCCCAAATGTAATGGCACATGGATTCCAAAACTATATTTTTCGCAGGGCTTCAATTTATTTTTACCGGTAGGGGCTAATTATCAGGGCGGCTTATTAGAATCTCATATTCGAGTCACCATCCAATTTATACATCGTTTGGGGGCCGTTGTGACCGCCGGTTTTGTTCTTTTCCTGTCGGGGTTTATCATTGCTCGGGTTCGTTCAAATTATCTGCGAGCAGTTGCCATGGCAGCCATTATACTTGTGCTGGTGCAATTTTTATTAGGGGTGATGAATGTGATATATTTTCTACCATTATGGGTAGCGGTTGCCCATAATGGCGTTGCTGCATTACTGTTTGTCACCCTGTTTAGCTTGCTGTATTTATCCAAAGGAGGTGTGGCTGATGCACCTCAAGCATAA
- a CDS encoding SURF1 family cytochrome oxidase biogenesis protein, protein MVIEWIDTKIISQFLHKSVYPFIIRLDKKEANGFIRAWDIVSMPPQRHYAYAFQWFAIALVIFVLFISLNSKKRT, encoded by the coding sequence ATGGTCATTGAGTGGATTGATACAAAAATTATTAGTCAGTTTTTGCATAAATCAGTCTATCCATTTATTATTCGCCTTGACAAAAAGGAAGCGAATGGTTTCATTCGTGCATGGGATATTGTTTCCATGCCTCCGCAGCGACATTACGCTTATGCATTTCAGTGGTTTGCCATCGCATTGGTTATTTTTGTCTTGTTTATTTCCTTAAATAGTAAGAAAAGAACATGA
- a CDS encoding twin transmembrane helix small protein: MFIKGIIILIMLIILAALASSLIFLVKDAGKSKRTVKALTWRIGLSLCLFIFYF; this comes from the coding sequence ATGTTTATTAAAGGCATCATCATTCTTATCATGTTAATCATCCTGGCAGCTCTGGCAAGCAGTCTTATTTTTCTTGTTAAAGATGCGGGCAAATCCAAACGCACGGTTAAAGCATTAACGTGGAGAATTGGTTTATCACTTTGTCTTTTTATTTTTTATTTTTAG
- a CDS encoding DUF5993 family protein: MIALIFLFYFLIGIQIIFKPNSLIKLQFLFCLFLTMLSFNFHSHLLAYLSVL; the protein is encoded by the coding sequence ATGATAGCACTTATTTTCCTGTTTTATTTTCTGATTGGCATTCAAATAATATTTAAACCTAACTCATTAATTAAATTACAGTTTTTATTTTGTTTGTTTCTTACTATGCTTAGTTTTAATTTTCACAGCCATTTGTTAGCTTATTTATCTGTATTATGA
- a CDS encoding disulfide bond formation protein B, whose amino-acid sequence MMTQHKLHLVGNRIGLIIVSFILIFAFADQLFRHDIPCPLCLLQRIAFVGIGLCCCMNLKCGIKPSHYGLMLLSAVLGFAISLRQLFLHMAPGDPGYGPLLFNLHLYTWSAVGFFIILGLIAIAMLLEHGFSDTLIPLGKPTLLLMGGFLILILANGISTFIECGVLICPDNPEHYNLLMSSPDSKN is encoded by the coding sequence ATGATGACACAACATAAATTACATCTCGTGGGTAATCGTATAGGACTTATCATCGTAAGTTTTATTTTGATCTTCGCATTTGCCGATCAATTGTTCCGACACGACATCCCCTGTCCTCTTTGTCTATTGCAACGCATTGCGTTTGTGGGCATTGGCTTATGCTGCTGCATGAATCTTAAATGTGGAATTAAACCCTCCCATTATGGTTTGATGCTCTTGTCAGCTGTCCTGGGGTTTGCAATCTCTTTACGACAATTATTTTTACATATGGCTCCTGGTGATCCTGGTTATGGACCATTGCTTTTTAATCTCCACCTCTATACCTGGTCAGCCGTAGGATTTTTCATCATTTTAGGTCTTATAGCAATTGCTATGCTTCTTGAACATGGGTTTTCCGACACGCTCATCCCTTTGGGAAAACCAACTCTATTATTGATGGGTGGTTTTCTCATCTTGATTCTTGCCAATGGAATCAGTACATTTATCGAGTGTGGAGTTCTTATTTGTCCAGATAATCCAGAGCATTATAACTTGCTAATGTCGAGTCCAGACAGCAAGAATTGA
- a CDS encoding carboxymuconolactone decarboxylase family protein, with amino-acid sequence MSDKFTQITRDISTQLGKMRKEMPEVMSGFAAISQAASKDGVLDKKTKELIAMALAVANHCPGCIGFHAHTLVKLQTSREELLETLAMAIYMGGGPSLMYAAEALEAFEEFNKN; translated from the coding sequence ATGTCAGATAAATTTACCCAAATTACAAGGGATATTAGTACACAGCTAGGAAAAATGCGTAAGGAAATGCCTGAAGTCATGTCGGGTTTTGCTGCTATTTCGCAAGCGGCAAGTAAAGATGGTGTTTTGGATAAGAAAACGAAAGAATTAATTGCTATGGCTCTGGCCGTTGCTAATCATTGCCCCGGTTGTATTGGGTTTCATGCCCACACGTTGGTTAAGCTGCAGACTAGCCGCGAAGAATTACTTGAAACATTGGCGATGGCAATTTACATGGGTGGCGGGCCCTCGCTTATGTATGCTGCCGAAGCTCTGGAAGCTTTTGAAGAATTCAATAAAAATTAG
- the thpR gene encoding RNA 2',3'-cyclic phosphodiesterase: MPTERKIHQLAEQLGTILLKRNLRCAVAESCTGGSLAAAITEVPGSSQWFDRAFITYSNEAKEQMLAVSHQTIRTHGAVSEATARAMALGVIAHSEAQVSVAITGIAGPDGGSKEKPVGMVWLAWAGDFQPIYSACYFFKGDRTAVRQQAVEVALQGLIQRCALPKDLPYSTRKERYFFALRPDEKTALALYKCSQQITAKVACSPVAMNHLHITLAYLGSVSPEFLNAVKSMASLIHSPPFTVKINEVGCWLPTKVCWLGMEEKPAELERLLNSLNHGLITAGFKPDTSLYLPHVTIARKWVQPFATRSIPLISWVVKDFCLLKSMSTSGPVQYDVIDCWPLNRRGK, translated from the coding sequence ATGCCAACCGAAAGGAAAATACATCAGCTTGCCGAACAGTTGGGTACGATTTTATTAAAGCGTAATCTACGTTGTGCCGTTGCGGAATCATGTACGGGTGGTAGTTTGGCTGCGGCGATCACGGAGGTGCCTGGGAGTTCCCAATGGTTTGACCGAGCGTTTATTACTTATAGTAATGAAGCCAAAGAACAAATGCTGGCTGTTTCTCATCAGACCATCCGTACTCATGGAGCCGTGAGTGAGGCGACTGCACGAGCCATGGCGTTGGGAGTTATTGCTCATAGCGAGGCGCAAGTCAGTGTCGCAATTACTGGCATCGCAGGTCCGGATGGGGGTAGCAAAGAAAAACCGGTTGGTATGGTATGGCTAGCATGGGCTGGAGATTTTCAACCTATATACAGTGCATGTTATTTTTTTAAAGGCGACAGAACTGCTGTACGTCAACAAGCCGTAGAAGTGGCGTTGCAAGGTTTGATTCAACGATGTGCTCTTCCAAAAGACTTGCCTTATTCCACGAGAAAAGAGCGTTATTTTTTTGCGCTGCGCCCCGATGAGAAAACAGCCTTGGCATTATATAAATGCAGTCAACAAATCACCGCCAAGGTCGCCTGTTCTCCAGTTGCCATGAATCATTTGCATATCACGTTGGCTTATTTAGGCAGTGTCTCTCCTGAGTTTTTAAATGCCGTAAAATCTATGGCCTCTTTAATACACAGTCCACCGTTCACAGTGAAAATCAATGAAGTTGGTTGTTGGTTACCTACCAAGGTTTGTTGGTTAGGTATGGAAGAAAAACCAGCTGAATTGGAACGGTTACTGAATAGTCTTAACCATGGTTTAATCACCGCAGGATTTAAGCCTGATACATCGCTTTATCTTCCGCATGTGACCATCGCTCGCAAGTGGGTACAGCCATTTGCTACACGGTCTATCCCACTCATATCCTGGGTGGTTAAGGATTTTTGCTTATTAAAATCAATGTCTACTTCTGGACCTGTACAATATGATGTGATTGATTGCTGGCCATTAAATCGTAGGGGTAAATAA
- a CDS encoding dienelactone hydrolase family protein translates to MHSSNYVYHHGEQELYGYLAYDDQTIKPRPAVLVIHDWTGRNDFACQKAELLAEMGYVGFAVDMYGFGRQGKSVDEKQALMTPLMNDRRLLRDRIQAGLDAVVTMDEVDNKRIAVIGFCFGGLCALDLARSGADITGVISFHGLLNKPEGISQQSIKAKILALHGYDDPMVLPEQMAAFCQEMTEANVDWQVHMYGHTKHAFTNPQAHDESLGTVYNAKAERRSWQAMTDFLQEIFQ, encoded by the coding sequence ATGCATTCATCTAACTACGTGTATCATCATGGCGAGCAAGAACTATATGGTTATCTTGCTTACGATGATCAAACGATTAAACCCAGGCCAGCAGTACTCGTTATTCATGACTGGACAGGACGAAATGATTTTGCATGTCAGAAGGCTGAGTTGTTGGCAGAAATGGGGTATGTGGGCTTTGCTGTCGATATGTACGGATTTGGTCGTCAGGGAAAATCTGTGGATGAAAAACAAGCCCTTATGACGCCCTTGATGAATGATCGTCGTTTGTTGCGAGATCGTATTCAAGCCGGGCTGGACGCTGTGGTAACCATGGATGAGGTTGATAATAAGCGCATTGCTGTGATTGGCTTTTGTTTTGGTGGGCTTTGTGCTTTGGATCTGGCACGTAGTGGTGCTGATATTACCGGAGTGATTAGTTTTCATGGATTGCTGAATAAACCGGAAGGGATTTCTCAGCAATCTATAAAAGCCAAAATTCTGGCTTTACATGGATATGATGATCCTATGGTATTGCCTGAACAGATGGCGGCATTCTGCCAGGAAATGACGGAAGCAAACGTTGATTGGCAGGTTCATATGTATGGCCATACCAAACATGCTTTTACCAATCCACAAGCCCATGATGAATCCTTAGGTACGGTTTATAATGCTAAGGCTGAACGTCGTTCCTGGCAGGCAATGACGGATTTCCTTCAGGAAATATTTCAATAA
- a CDS encoding SDR family oxidoreductase, with amino-acid sequence MLKDKIVLITGASSGIGKACAKQFAYAGARLLLCARRLELLHAFAAQLREEYAVDVHVFKLDVCQHSQVMEALNDLPASWRNIDILINNAGLASGLEAVQHADVSDWEKMIDTNVKGLLYVTRAVLPQMVERNSGHVINIGSIAGHQVYPKGAVYCATKHAVMALSQGFRQDLLGTKIRVSSVDPGAVETNFSLVRFKGDKERATAVYEGMEPLSPDDIADAVFYCATRPAHVNINEIIILPTDQASATMISRHSSHKK; translated from the coding sequence ATGTTAAAAGATAAAATTGTATTGATAACCGGAGCGTCTAGCGGTATTGGCAAGGCATGCGCCAAACAATTTGCTTACGCCGGAGCTAGATTGTTGTTATGTGCTCGTCGTCTGGAGCTTCTTCATGCTTTTGCAGCACAATTACGGGAGGAATATGCTGTTGATGTCCATGTTTTTAAACTGGATGTTTGCCAGCACTCTCAAGTCATGGAGGCTTTGAATGATTTACCTGCTTCTTGGAGAAACATTGACATTTTAATTAATAATGCAGGTTTGGCTTCGGGTCTTGAAGCAGTCCAGCACGCTGATGTTAGCGATTGGGAAAAAATGATTGATACGAATGTCAAAGGGTTATTATACGTCACTCGCGCCGTTCTTCCTCAAATGGTTGAGCGAAACTCTGGACATGTGATTAATATTGGTTCTATTGCGGGTCATCAGGTTTATCCTAAGGGAGCAGTCTATTGCGCTACTAAACATGCGGTTATGGCATTGTCTCAAGGGTTTCGGCAAGATTTATTGGGCACAAAAATCAGAGTGAGCTCTGTTGACCCAGGAGCGGTTGAAACCAATTTCAGCTTGGTGCGCTTTAAAGGGGATAAAGAGCGTGCGACAGCTGTTTATGAAGGAATGGAGCCGCTTTCTCCGGATGATATTGCGGATGCTGTCTTCTATTGTGCAACGCGTCCTGCGCACGTTAATATCAATGAGATTATTATATTACCTACGGATCAGGCGTCGGCAACGATGATATCACGCCATTCAAGTCATAAAAAATAG
- a CDS encoding nuclear transport factor 2 family protein has protein sequence MMTEENKLLLKQAFKAIFEHDVVNEETIAAFFSKEYRQWVDGHELDYQDFIKHIQAQKKRVATVSIEFKSMIAEHDKVATVHLIDALTKEGDPVRGKVIAQFTIKNKKIVACEELTFLHEAKEKDRDLGSVR, from the coding sequence ATGATGACTGAAGAAAACAAATTATTATTAAAACAAGCATTTAAAGCCATTTTTGAACATGACGTCGTTAATGAGGAAACGATTGCTGCTTTCTTTTCTAAAGAGTATCGGCAATGGGTAGATGGCCATGAACTGGATTATCAAGATTTCATAAAACATATTCAGGCACAGAAAAAACGAGTGGCTACCGTATCCATCGAATTTAAATCCATGATTGCTGAACATGATAAAGTCGCAACGGTTCATTTAATTGATGCTCTGACTAAAGAAGGTGATCCAGTACGAGGTAAAGTCATTGCCCAGTTCACCATTAAAAACAAGAAAATTGTTGCATGTGAGGAATTAACGTTTCTTCATGAAGCAAAAGAAAAAGATAGAGATTTGGGCTCCGTACGCTAA
- a CDS encoding ABC transporter permease: MNSRLLAVIIKEFIQMRRDKATFAMIVGIPLIQLILFGYAINLNPRHLPTAIVGDDHSDMSRRILKSMENSTYFQFINPSSSEREANDLLKTGKVQFVINFPPDFSHDLLKGLKPSLLLEADATDPAATSRAVEVFSELAHLALNEDLTGPLESLRAGSPPYIPLVHAVYNPLAITAYNIVPGLLGVVLTMTMVVITALAITREYERGTMENLLATPLRPLEVMIGKVLPYIIVGYIQILLILLMAKFLFNVPMQGSILLLLVLCLPFIAANLMMGLTFSTLASNQLQAVQSAMFFFLPSILLSGFMFPFRGMPEWAQFLGNFLPLTHFLIIVRGILLKGNHFVDVWREVIPIVGFTGGVMLIGFKRYRKTLD; encoded by the coding sequence ATGAATTCACGCCTATTGGCAGTGATTATTAAAGAATTTATTCAAATGCGCCGTGATAAAGCAACGTTCGCCATGATCGTCGGTATCCCATTGATTCAACTGATTTTATTTGGTTACGCGATTAATCTTAATCCTCGACATTTGCCTACGGCTATTGTTGGTGATGATCACAGTGACATGAGCCGTCGAATTTTAAAAAGTATGGAAAATTCAACTTATTTCCAATTTATTAATCCATCTTCATCAGAAAGAGAAGCCAATGATTTGTTAAAGACAGGAAAAGTGCAATTTGTGATTAATTTTCCTCCCGACTTTTCCCATGATTTGCTCAAGGGGTTAAAACCTTCGTTGCTATTAGAAGCCGATGCCACGGATCCGGCGGCTACTAGTCGGGCAGTAGAGGTATTTAGTGAATTAGCGCATTTGGCATTAAATGAAGATTTGACAGGGCCTCTTGAATCACTGCGTGCAGGTTCTCCTCCTTATATTCCTTTGGTGCATGCAGTATACAATCCTTTGGCTATTACAGCTTACAATATTGTTCCCGGCTTGCTTGGTGTGGTATTGACCATGACCATGGTGGTGATTACTGCATTGGCCATTACCCGAGAATATGAAAGAGGAACGATGGAAAATTTGCTAGCAACCCCACTTAGGCCGCTTGAGGTCATGATTGGTAAAGTTCTTCCTTATATTATCGTCGGTTATATTCAAATTCTACTGATTTTACTGATGGCCAAGTTTTTATTTAATGTGCCAATGCAAGGGAGCATTTTATTGTTATTAGTCCTGTGCTTGCCCTTTATTGCTGCGAATTTAATGATGGGCTTAACTTTTTCTACGTTGGCAAGCAATCAATTGCAGGCGGTGCAAAGTGCCATGTTTTTCTTTTTACCATCCATTTTATTATCAGGATTCATGTTTCCCTTCCGTGGTATGCCTGAATGGGCGCAATTCTTGGGTAATTTCTTGCCGCTCACACACTTTTTAATCATCGTTCGCGGCATTCTTTTGAAGGGTAATCATTTTGTGGATGTATGGCGTGAAGTGATTCCCATTGTTGGTTTTACGGGAGGGGTGATGTTGATTGGCTTTAAACGCTACCGAAAAACGTTAGACTGA
- a CDS encoding ABC transporter ATP-binding protein codes for MRMLCGLLTPDSGSGTCLGYDITKESEKIKERVGYMTQKFSFYTDLSVKENLNFIASVYGLNNRKQRVTRIMESFELTKRQDQLAEELSGGWKQRMALAACMLHEPDLLLLDEPTAGIDPIARRDFWDRIHSLSEQGVTTLMTTHYMDEAERCTRLAYIAHSKLLITGTVDEVIKSTKLKTWEIRGDITTTLLQKAKQIDGVIQAALFGRHIHVCGFNKEDIENGLDSLKKEHDIRWYEIESTLEDAFLSLVRQSSGERD; via the coding sequence ATTCGTATGCTTTGTGGGTTATTAACCCCAGATTCCGGATCTGGAACCTGCCTGGGATATGATATTACAAAAGAATCGGAAAAAATTAAGGAGCGAGTAGGCTATATGACGCAAAAATTCAGTTTTTATACTGATTTAAGTGTCAAGGAAAATCTGAATTTTATTGCCAGTGTGTATGGGCTGAATAATCGAAAGCAGCGGGTAACTCGCATCATGGAAAGTTTTGAGTTGACGAAACGACAGGATCAGTTGGCAGAGGAATTATCGGGTGGGTGGAAACAGCGAATGGCTTTAGCTGCTTGCATGTTGCATGAACCGGATTTGCTGTTGTTGGACGAACCCACGGCAGGTATTGACCCCATCGCGCGGCGTGATTTTTGGGATAGAATTCACTCATTAAGTGAACAAGGAGTGACAACGCTGATGACGACACACTATATGGATGAGGCGGAGCGATGCACTCGATTGGCTTACATTGCGCACTCAAAATTGTTAATTACCGGTACCGTTGATGAAGTCATCAAGAGCACAAAATTAAAAACATGGGAAATTCGTGGCGACATTACCACAACATTGCTGCAAAAAGCCAAACAAATTGATGGCGTGATTCAGGCAGCATTATTTGGGAGGCATATTCATGTTTGTGGTTTTAATAAAGAAGACATTGAAAATGGTTTGGATTCTTTAAAAAAAGAACACGATATCCGCTGGTATGAAATTGAGTCTACTTTAGAGGATGCTTTTTTAAGCTTAGTCAGGCAATCCTCAGGAGAACGGGATTGA